In Salvelinus alpinus chromosome 19, SLU_Salpinus.1, whole genome shotgun sequence, the genomic stretch gtggtaaccatgcgggttaagtgtgccttgaattttaaataaatcacagtgtcatcagcaaagcaccatcacacctcctcctccatgcatcacggtgggaaccacacatgcagagatcaaccgttcatctactctgcgtctcacaaagacacggcggttggaaccaaaaatctctaatttggactcctaccaaaggacagatttccactggtctaatgtccattgctcatatttcatggcccaagcaagtctcttcttcttattggtgtcctttagtagtggtttctttgcagcaattagaccatgaaggtctgattcacacagtctcctctgaacaattgatgttgagatgtgtctgttacttgaactctgtgaagcatttatttggcctgtaatttgtgaggctggtaactctaatgaacttatcctctgcagcagaggtaactctgggtcttcctttcctgtggcggtcctcaagagaaccagttttatcatagtgcttgatggtttttgcgactgcttttgaagaaactttcaaagttcttgacattttccctattcactgaccttcatgtcttaaagtaatgatggactgccgtttctctttgcctttttgagctgttcttgccaaataggtattttaccaaacagggctatcttctgtttaccacccctaccttgtcacaacagaaatgattggttcaaacgcattaaggaaagaaattccacattcacttttaacaaggcatacctgttaattgaaattcattccaggtgacaacctcatgaagctggttgagagaatgccaagagtgtgcaaagctgtcatggcaaaggatttatttatttactacatgattccatagttttgatgtcttcactattattctacaatgtagaataaagaaaaacccttgaatgagtaggcgtgtccaaacttttgactggtactgtgtgtgtgtatatatatacacacacacacacgttatattGGTAACCATTCCATGTAGACTGAGGCACACAGCGATATAATGAGTAGAATCGACATTAAGGTCAGGATTCAATCACGACTGCGGATGATCTGCATTTTAGCTCAGTTgacattttaaaggtaatttcccatTCGAGCCGACATCTGCAGCGTTTACTTAGGCCATCTCCTCGATcgcggtaacattgcctttaaatggtgcATAGCCCAAAATGGCCGATCGGATTGAATCCTGGTGTAAGAGCTTTGACTGACACGTCAAAAAAATGAGCGAAAATGTATGCTGTGTTAATTTAGGAAGTAGATCCATTTCCTTCACATATCATACCGAGAAATGTATATATTGGTTTCTTCTCCTTTTTATTGGGGGTCTACTGGTTTACAATGGCAAAGACTTTGATTCCAGTCAAGAATTTATACATATTACTGTATGGATGTGATCCATCTGCCAATTCAAAAGTTCCACGCACTTACCACTCACAACTAGTTCAACACCTATTttcaaaaataaaacatttcaaattgATATTTGTACTTTTGATTTAAAACTATGGGTGGATGTATAATCGACACCccaatctaaaatacattttttaaataggtTTTATTTTGTTATGGGGCTTCTATACATATTAAGCATTGGTGTTTACTGCTTGTTGTTTATATATATTGCTGTGATTTTAATGACCAATCAGAGCTCAGATTGATGTATACTAACCCTTGTCTTCACTGTAAGTGATATATTTCTAAGAATGGATGTTCGTTCAAAGTTAACATTTGTCATAGAGTACACCAACCACTCTGTACATGGTACAAGTCTTAAGTTTCCTaaaaaaacagtactgtaaacaggtcatatttttttttaaataaaacaaaaatgaatgACTAATGATTTTACCATTTTAAATATATGTCAGGTTTATTGTAACAAATATAAAACACAGACGGGGAGTTAATTAGCAACACATTGTTCATTTGTATTCCATAATTCAGTGGCCAAATCACATTAATATGATTTAATAATAATATTGTTTTAATATCGGTCGTGGTAATACCAACCTGACCAATACATACAGTGAAGCACAGGTGGACGTTGGTTTCGTGACTTGGTTTAAGATTCCAAAGACTAATATTTTTTCATAATCTGTATTACTGACATTATAGAATATCTTGACATTTTTAGCAGTACCACACAGTATCATGTATCTAATGAAAGGGTATATTGTTGCACCTGGAAGCACATAATCAAGTGTACCAAGGGATGACATCATGAATATccataaaaataaactcaaaagTACAAATTTAAGTCAAATATTTCACAGGAAATGTTAATCAGTTGGAGATGAGCAATATGATGGTCAGCGGTATATTTTGATTTTGATCTCATCTGTTTTGTGAGTTTATTTTATCTCAATGCCTTTTTATTTTTAAGTATTATGTTATTATGCTACTTAGCATTTGGTGCCTTATAGACATGAATTAATGGTAATATAACAATACATACTGAATATATTGTCACAACAAGAAGGCCAAATATTTTCTGTATTGAGTTTttatggctttttctttattcTGCAAATGAATTCAGCTTTTTGGGGCTTTTTACAAGTTATGAAAATAGTAGCTTATGTACTTGTTTATGTTCAATAAATTAAAACTTGCTGAGAAACCACAATTTGTTAATTTCTTTACTCAGAATGGTTTCTGTAAGTGGGAGTTGgatggagatggggggggggggtgggattatttttttgttattttattacaTCTTAAACTCGGTGTATTTCTTAGTGTTGTTTTCTTTTGAGTGGCAGCCTACAAATAAAACTTTGGtcaaggtttttgttttttcagcACGTCAGCACGTAGGGCACACCGagtggtgtcacctcgttagtatGTGTTACACTTATGCTGGTTGCCGTCTCGTTAGTGGTAAGATGTTTtacctgtgctggcccaggtgatatttaagagtggctagCCCAGTGCTCTggttgtcttgagagatgtggagggttaacaccttttaGTTGGCGCTCCCTGTGTGATTTCTACACAAACATTCCTTTGTCTGATCTTCcctgttttttgtgtgttttgctCACCGTTTTGttttcctgtctttaagtttggccTTTTGTTTGCCCTCTAGTGGTGGGTGTCGTTACTACGGTGGGTGTCGTTAGTTTTCCAGTTGTTGATGCTAGTCAACTCTCAGTGTACAGAGTGTCTTCCAGTACCCctcctaaaaacctgttttgttcTGATTATCAGTGACTGTTAAGTTCCTCTTCTGTTTCTTGTTGGGGAACGTAACAATCCTGATTTAACAAATGTAATATCAGTAACACAAGAGTTAACCGAGAGCAGCTGTACCACATGTATTCGTGACCTCTTTTTCTTCATTCTTGCATATCGGTAGTTGTGAGACATGCAGACGAGATGTCAATAGATCCCCTTGACCTTCAGTTCATCCTGTAGACGTCTCAGGTAGTCAGGGTCAGGGTAACCATAGCTGGGAAACCATGgatataaaaacaaaacaaaacttaaATTCATAACTACTGTCTCCCCCTTTTTTTAAGTTTGTACTTCCTATAATGGAATTTAAGGGAACGCTTCAATCGTGCAGCTCTAATGCAGTATAATGCATTGAAAGACATGTTATGAGAATTTATAACCCCCCTtttttataattaagcaataaggcccagggggggttgtggtatatggacaatatagaaggttggtggcaccttaattgtggaAAACGGACTTGTGGTAACGGCTGGAGCGAAAtacatggaatggtatcaaatacatcaaacatgcgGTTTCCGTGGTTTCCGTGCGTTTGAGTCCATTCcatctgctccgttccagccattattatgagccgtcctcccctggCCGATTTACCGCCACGCAACGCggggtgcctggacacagcccttagccgtggtatattggccatacagcacaaacccccgaggtgccttctattgctattataaactggttaccaatgtaattagaacagtagaaatacatgttttgtcatagccttggtatatggtctgatataccacggctgtcaaccAATTAGAATTCAAGGATcggaccacccagtttataaatgtcTTGTAATTAGCTCATTATGCGTGTAAGTCACGCATTACAATATGTAACCCATTCTACAGAATGGAGTGCATCCCATCCATACTGTACTTACCAACTGGTGCCTCCGCTTCTGGAGGTTTTATGGTGGATATCGTTCCACGTGACCATGTTTTCCATGCCTGTGGTGGAAGATCGGCCAATAGTGAACGTGAGTCGCTGCTCGAAGGCCCTGGCCAGGAGAGCCAGAACATTCCTACCCTCTGAGGAATCTGGGAGATACGCTGTACGTGATGCACCATGGTAAGTCTGACCCGGGTTGGGATGCTCCTCCTACGTGACCAAGTCAGTAAGAGTATAACGTAAGAGGATCGACATGAGCAAGGCTTTGTGTAGATTTTTAGCATCTTGATCACGTAAAAGGGTGGGTGCTTGGGGATGCAAGGTGATTAGTAGAATATGTGTTTCTGGGCATCGCCTCGTTGAAGGAAGGACATTCGCTAGGAAGGATGTAAATTAGGAAGGATGTAAATTAGGAAGGATGTAAATTAGGAAGGATGAAAACTAGGAAGGATGTAAACTAGGAAGGATGTAAACTAGGAAGGATGAAAACTAGGAAGGATGTAAACTAGAAGTGCTGTGCATGTTATGTGCCCATGGTAGAATAGTGGCTTCGTATGTAGTTTGAATGTTTAACTCGTTTACCTTCTGTATTCCACTTGGAATGTGGTACTGAATCACGATTGTTCCATACGTCTCATATCCAGACAAACAAGATCTTTCCTTAGTAACAGTCATAGTACCGCCATTTGGCTGCGTCCCTTTCAATTCCCCATAGACTGCCCCACAGGTTGGACAGACAGGTTTGGTCTTGAACGCCTGCTCCAGACAGCCTCTACAGAACGAGTGTTTACATTTCAACGTCTTCTTTGTGTTCTCTTTAATGGCGTCCAGACAAATCGGACATGACTCTTCTTCCTCGTCCGACTGCTTGTTGCGCGTAGTACCAGAGGCTCGGGCGCTAACTCTCTGGGGTGTCAGGGGTCGTTGTGATGTCACGGCGGAACTGGAACAGCGCCGTAGAAAATCCTCCAATAGCACAATATGTATATAACGCCCTGTCACTGTAATGTTGTCTTTCCTGGGGCTTCCTTCAATCAAAAGTTCAGGAAACTGTCCCTGCAAGCTTTTGTAGTGTTGTGGATCCAACCTGTAAGTCTTCACTTTCAGATCTGTAGCGAGTCTCTGATAGAACGTGACAAAGCGCTCTCTGGCGAAATGAACCCGAACCGGGTCTTTCCTGTGGCTTTGAAAGGTCACCACCATTTTGTCACCAGGTTTATTAATTAAGACGTCTTCCCCTTGGATTCTCTTCAGCTCCTTTGAGC encodes the following:
- the LOC139544892 gene encoding probable E3 ubiquitin-protein ligase DTX3 isoform X2, with the translated sequence MSSLDRYVAAPNLRDSPLRHQQRPRSPTSVKPVPIVGVVWDFIQQRCSKELKRIQGEDVLINKPGDKMVVTFQSHRKDPVRVHFARERFVTFYQRLATDLKVKTYRLDPQHYKSLQGQFPELLIEGSPRKDNITVTGRYIHIVLLEDFLRRCSSSAVTSQRPLTPQRVSARASGTTRNKQSDEEEESCPICLDAIKENTKKTLKCKHSFCRGCLEQAFKTKPVCPTCGAVYGELKGTQPNGGTMTVTKERSCLSGYETYGTIVIQYHIPSGIQKEEHPNPGQTYHGASRTAYLPDSSEGRNVLALLARAFEQRLTFTIGRSSTTGMENMVTWNDIHHKTSRSGGTSCYGYPDPDYLRRLQDELKVKGIY
- the LOC139544892 gene encoding E3 ubiquitin-protein ligase DTX3L isoform X1 translates to MANASSKEVFSDVTLTVDPNTFIEPNQVKYILTERGNRVTGTLHYEVQGSFDEIEDLFVKMSSLDRYVAAPNLRDSPLRHQQRPRSPTSVKPVPIVGVVWDFIQQRCSKELKRIQGEDVLINKPGDKMVVTFQSHRKDPVRVHFARERFVTFYQRLATDLKVKTYRLDPQHYKSLQGQFPELLIEGSPRKDNITVTGRYIHIVLLEDFLRRCSSSAVTSQRPLTPQRVSARASGTTRNKQSDEEEESCPICLDAIKENTKKTLKCKHSFCRGCLEQAFKTKPVCPTCGAVYGELKGTQPNGGTMTVTKERSCLSGYETYGTIVIQYHIPSGIQKEEHPNPGQTYHGASRTAYLPDSSEGRNVLALLARAFEQRLTFTIGRSSTTGMENMVTWNDIHHKTSRSGGTSCYGYPDPDYLRRLQDELKVKGIY